Proteins from a genomic interval of bacterium:
- a CDS encoding VOC family protein, producing the protein MSGIHEVFAYLRVSDATRAIDYYRDAFDATEKFRLVEPSGRIGHAELDLGGTTLMLSDEYPEAGIQGPEAIGGTSVTIHLHVDDADAVLARAEKAGGEIIRPPADQFYGERSGTVRDPFGHEWNVGHEIEAVTPEEMQRRYDAMFDG; encoded by the coding sequence ATGTCCGGCATTCACGAAGTCTTCGCGTATCTGCGCGTGTCCGATGCGACCCGCGCGATCGACTACTACCGCGACGCGTTCGATGCGACCGAGAAGTTCCGTCTCGTCGAGCCGAGCGGCCGAATCGGTCACGCCGAGCTCGATCTCGGCGGAACGACGCTCATGCTCTCCGACGAGTATCCCGAGGCAGGCATCCAGGGCCCCGAGGCGATCGGCGGGACGTCCGTCACGATCCATCTCCATGTCGACGACGCCGACGCGGTCCTCGCCCGGGCCGAGAAGGCGGGCGGCGAGATCATCCGGCCCCCGGCCGATCAGTTCTACGGCGAGCGTTCCGGGACCGTGCGGGATCCCTTCGGTCACGAGTGGAACGTCGGCCATGAGATCGAGGCGGTGACGCCCGAGGAGATGCAGCGTCGCTACGACGCGATGTTCGATGGGTAG
- a CDS encoding cytochrome P450: MPISLEELDLTDSDLYRQGFPHEIFQQLRDEAPVWRHPETSGFAETGGEGFTVLSRYEDIQAANRDPELFLSCKGPGLGYEGSGLMLTDMDGAAHLRQRKLISAGFTPRMTRRLEGLAREWATKIVDDAIEKETVEFVQDVAYQLPMHMIADILGIPLEERDWLFKTTNDMLLCIDPEYPVPESDREGLATQVFAYGHEILGRKRENATDDVLSLLATVSDDQGPLNDLELEAFFMLLTVAGSETTRNAISSGLQKLLTEPEQLAALRSDPSLMKGATEEIIRWTSPVAYFKRMVARETEIAGVPLVEGERVTLWYPSANRDERAFEDPSRFDVRRKKNEHVAFGGGGPHFCLGAHLARREIMILFEELLSRTADIELVGDPTYSVLGIGNPILLSLGKLPVRLKAA; the protein is encoded by the coding sequence ATGCCGATCTCGCTCGAAGAACTCGACCTGACCGACTCCGATCTCTATCGCCAGGGCTTCCCCCACGAGATCTTCCAGCAGCTTCGGGACGAGGCGCCGGTGTGGCGGCATCCCGAAACGTCGGGCTTCGCCGAGACCGGAGGAGAAGGCTTCACCGTCCTCTCGCGCTACGAAGACATCCAGGCGGCGAACCGCGACCCGGAGCTCTTCCTGTCGTGCAAGGGGCCGGGACTCGGCTACGAAGGCAGCGGGCTCATGTTGACCGACATGGACGGCGCAGCCCATCTCCGCCAGCGCAAGCTGATCAGCGCCGGCTTCACGCCGCGCATGACGCGTCGCCTCGAAGGGCTCGCTCGGGAGTGGGCCACGAAGATCGTCGACGACGCGATCGAGAAGGAGACCGTCGAGTTCGTCCAGGACGTCGCGTATCAGCTGCCGATGCACATGATCGCGGACATCCTGGGGATCCCGCTCGAAGAGCGGGACTGGCTCTTCAAGACGACGAACGACATGCTGCTCTGCATCGATCCCGAGTACCCGGTTCCCGAGTCCGATCGTGAGGGACTTGCGACGCAGGTCTTCGCCTACGGGCACGAGATCCTCGGACGGAAGCGCGAGAATGCGACCGACGACGTGCTTTCGCTGCTCGCGACGGTCTCGGACGACCAGGGGCCGCTCAACGACCTCGAGCTCGAGGCGTTCTTCATGCTCCTGACGGTCGCGGGAAGCGAGACGACTCGGAACGCGATCTCGAGCGGACTCCAGAAACTCCTGACCGAGCCCGAGCAGCTCGCCGCGCTGCGGAGCGATCCATCGCTCATGAAGGGCGCGACCGAGGAGATCATCCGCTGGACCTCGCCGGTCGCCTACTTCAAGCGCATGGTCGCGCGGGAGACCGAGATCGCGGGCGTTCCCCTCGTCGAGGGCGAACGCGTCACGCTCTGGTATCCCTCCGCGAATCGCGACGAGCGCGCCTTCGAGGATCCCTCCCGCTTCGACGTCCGGCGCAAGAAGAACGAGCACGTCGCCTTCGGCGGCGGCGGACCGCACTTCTGTCTCGGGGCCCACCTGGCGCGCCGTGAGATCATGATCCTCTTCGAAGAGCTCCTCTCCCGGACGGCGGACATCGAGCTGGTCGGGGACCCGACCTACAGTGTGCTCGGGATCGGCAATCCGATCCTGCTCTCGCTCGGGAAGCTGCCGGTCCGACTCAAGGCGGCCTGA
- a CDS encoding efflux RND transporter permease subunit produces MTLSDLSIGRPVLATVMSLLIVVAGVAAYRSLPVRELPDVDKPVVSISTIYIGASPETVEATVTEPLEAEMNGLEGIEVITSSSYYGISVINVEFAAGRDLDLAATDVSNAVQRAVGDLPEEAERPVVRKSGADSSPIIWINVFADDYSLVDQTDIADRLVQSRMQLLPGVAQAVIGGERRYAMRIWLDPARMAARGVDALDVRDAIRRSNLQLPAGELEATTRKFTINADAQLEEASDFAAIVIRETEDMPIRLRDVGWVELGSANYHTITRYAGRETVGVGIVRQSRANELDISDAVHAEMRAIEPSLPPGVELTTATDSTIFVREAMKEVWQTLAIAFGVVVLVNLFYLQSRTTTTIVSIVIPVSLVGTFAAMAVLGFSVNILTLLALVLCIGLLVDDAIVVLENVYRHQETGEGRLDAAKRGAREVLFPVLATSAAVIAVLVPLSLMSGDTGRLFREFAITAAAAVAISTFIALSLVPMLCSRFLTVKERQGPLSSAINRGIAVVARVYDRLLDRALRFPVAIAVLLLAVVATTWLLFERIDQTFLPVEDKGEAMIFIRAPEGSTASYTARALDQVEEVLLATPEIDGFFEAIGMGFGRGEDTGLGSLFIRFRHWSERERKQQDVVESLYGQLLGGIREALVLIFNRPSLGQESDSDIEVVFTSASADLFEFADLMGQIVGRAQALGTLYNVDSDLRLANPQLDIDFDRERAADLGIPIGSVAESLRLLVSQGPADEFVLRNEQYDVVMALESPLRSVPEQLGEIHVRSASGAMIPLSSLIEPKAGIGPSTLNHYGLRRSATFSASLLQGADLEDTLQRLEAIFDETLPPGFTRDLRGNAKEYRESSQQVLITFGLALVIIYLVLAAQFESFLHPLTVLFSVPLSTLGALFALWLFNELHEKGFYSAPQSLNLYSQIGMILLIGLVTKNAILLVDFANQERARGASLQDALRAAGHTRFRPILMTSTTSVLGSLPLVLASGAGAESRQAIGVAVVGGLLFSTIFTLVVVPVVHAWLVTLSERFVRAPDPPI; encoded by the coding sequence ATGACCCTCTCCGATCTCTCGATCGGCCGGCCGGTGCTCGCGACGGTGATGAGCCTGCTGATCGTCGTGGCCGGCGTGGCCGCCTACCGCTCGCTCCCCGTCCGGGAGCTGCCGGACGTGGACAAGCCCGTCGTCTCGATCTCGACGATCTACATCGGCGCGAGTCCCGAGACCGTCGAAGCGACGGTGACCGAGCCCCTCGAGGCCGAGATGAACGGGCTCGAGGGGATCGAGGTGATCACCTCGAGCAGCTACTACGGCATCTCGGTCATCAACGTCGAGTTCGCCGCGGGCCGCGACCTCGACCTCGCCGCGACCGACGTCTCGAACGCCGTCCAGCGGGCGGTCGGCGACCTGCCGGAGGAGGCGGAGCGTCCGGTCGTCCGCAAGTCCGGCGCCGACAGCAGCCCCATCATCTGGATCAACGTCTTCGCCGACGACTATTCGCTCGTCGACCAGACCGACATCGCCGATCGCCTCGTCCAGTCCCGCATGCAGCTCCTGCCCGGCGTGGCACAGGCGGTGATCGGCGGGGAGCGGCGCTACGCGATGCGGATCTGGCTCGACCCGGCCCGGATGGCCGCCCGGGGCGTCGACGCCCTCGACGTCCGGGACGCGATCCGACGCAGCAATCTCCAGCTCCCGGCCGGCGAGCTCGAGGCGACGACGCGCAAGTTCACGATCAACGCGGACGCGCAGCTCGAGGAGGCGAGCGACTTCGCCGCGATCGTGATCCGCGAGACCGAGGACATGCCGATCCGGCTGCGGGACGTCGGCTGGGTCGAGCTCGGCTCGGCGAACTACCACACGATCACCCGCTATGCGGGCCGGGAGACGGTCGGCGTCGGGATCGTCCGCCAGTCCCGCGCCAACGAGCTCGACATCTCCGACGCCGTCCACGCCGAGATGAGAGCGATCGAGCCGAGCCTGCCGCCGGGCGTCGAGCTCACCACGGCGACGGACTCGACGATCTTCGTCCGCGAGGCGATGAAGGAGGTCTGGCAGACCCTCGCGATCGCCTTCGGGGTCGTCGTGCTGGTGAACCTCTTCTATCTCCAGTCGCGGACGACCACGACGATCGTGAGCATCGTGATCCCGGTCTCCCTGGTCGGCACCTTCGCCGCCATGGCCGTCCTCGGCTTCTCGGTCAATATCCTGACCCTGCTCGCCCTCGTGCTCTGTATCGGCCTGCTCGTCGACGACGCGATCGTCGTGCTCGAGAACGTCTACCGGCACCAGGAGACCGGCGAGGGCCGTCTCGACGCGGCGAAGCGCGGGGCGCGGGAGGTCCTCTTTCCCGTGCTCGCGACGAGCGCCGCCGTGATCGCCGTGCTGGTTCCGCTCTCGCTCATGAGCGGCGACACCGGGCGCCTGTTCCGGGAGTTCGCGATCACCGCCGCCGCCGCCGTCGCGATCTCGACCTTCATCGCGCTGTCCCTCGTCCCGATGCTCTGCTCTCGCTTCCTGACCGTGAAGGAACGGCAGGGGCCTCTTTCGAGCGCGATCAACCGCGGGATCGCCGTCGTCGCCCGGGTCTACGACCGCCTCCTCGACCGCGCGCTCCGCTTCCCCGTGGCCATCGCCGTGCTCCTGCTGGCGGTCGTCGCCACGACCTGGCTCCTCTTCGAACGGATCGACCAGACCTTCCTCCCCGTCGAGGACAAAGGCGAAGCGATGATCTTCATTCGCGCACCCGAGGGCTCGACCGCTTCCTATACCGCGCGGGCCCTGGACCAGGTCGAAGAGGTTCTGCTCGCCACCCCGGAGATCGACGGCTTCTTCGAGGCGATCGGCATGGGCTTCGGCCGCGGCGAAGACACCGGCCTCGGTTCGCTCTTCATCCGCTTCAGGCACTGGAGCGAACGCGAACGCAAGCAGCAGGACGTCGTCGAGTCGCTCTACGGCCAGCTCCTCGGCGGAATCCGCGAAGCCCTCGTCCTGATCTTCAATCGCCCCTCCCTCGGCCAGGAGAGCGACAGCGACATCGAGGTCGTCTTCACGAGCGCGTCCGCGGACCTGTTCGAGTTCGCCGACCTGATGGGCCAGATCGTCGGCCGCGCACAGGCCCTCGGCACGCTCTACAACGTCGACTCCGACCTGCGCCTCGCGAATCCCCAGCTCGACATCGACTTCGATCGCGAGCGCGCCGCCGACCTCGGGATCCCGATCGGGTCCGTCGCCGAGAGCCTCCGGCTGCTCGTGTCGCAGGGTCCCGCCGACGAATTCGTGCTCAGGAACGAGCAGTACGACGTCGTGATGGCCCTCGAGAGCCCGCTGCGGAGCGTCCCCGAGCAGCTCGGCGAGATCCACGTCCGGTCGGCAAGCGGTGCGATGATCCCGCTCTCCTCGCTGATCGAGCCGAAGGCGGGGATCGGGCCGAGCACGCTCAACCACTACGGACTGCGCCGCTCCGCCACCTTCTCCGCGAGCCTGCTCCAGGGGGCGGACCTCGAGGACACGCTGCAGCGCCTCGAAGCGATCTTCGACGAGACCCTTCCGCCCGGGTTCACGCGCGACCTGCGCGGGAACGCGAAGGAGTACCGCGAATCGTCCCAGCAGGTCCTGATCACCTTCGGCCTCGCCCTCGTGATCATCTACCTCGTGCTGGCGGCCCAGTTCGAGAGCTTCCTCCACCCGCTGACGGTGCTCTTCTCGGTTCCGCTCTCGACGCTCGGCGCGCTCTTCGCGCTGTGGCTCTTCAACGAGCTCCACGAGAAGGGCTTCTACAGCGCCCCGCAATCGCTGAATCTCTACAGCCAGATCGGGATGATCCTCCTGATCGGCCTGGTCACGAAGAACGCGATCCTGCTCGTCGACTTCGCCAACCAGGAGCGCGCCCGGGGCGCCTCGCTCCAGGACGCGCTCCGCGCGGCGGGTCACACGCGCTTCCGCCCCATCCTGATGACGAGCACGACCTCGGTCCTCGGCAGCCTGCCCCTCGTGCTCGCGAGCGGCGCCGGCGCGGAGAGTCGTCAGGCGATCGGCGTCGCCGTCGTCGGGGGCCTGCTCTTCTCGACGATCTTCACCCTCGTCGTCGTCCCGGTCGTACACGCGTGGCTGGTCACGCTCTCCGAGCGGTTCGTGCGCGCGCCGGATCCCCCGATCTGA
- a CDS encoding efflux RND transporter periplasmic adaptor subunit, translating to MTLASNCPRPGRPLTCRPVLLLLALTAGVIGCGEEEVTQREIPPLPVFATVLEATDLPRTVTSVGSLESPEMTTVASEIAGTVVEVSAREGERVEVGHTALRLDDTEARANLKVRDAQLKNARDRLARIERLHSDGVASQARLDDAQAAYDAADGARRAARTRLARHALRAPYAGTLGLFSVDLGDYIDRGDPIVEISDTSALELRFALPQRFIAQVETEQTVYGIVGRCGPRFEGRVIAVDPRVDPETRMVGVRAAVPNAEGLLHPGMAVRLRVVTGTFEDAILLPQEAIIRQGTKHIVQVVDEEDRAQPREIRIGDYYLDGAHVTEGLAPGEKVVVAGQQKLRQPGMKVIPSPDDRASERNPVAEVGRYGPAGCESS from the coding sequence GTGACGCTCGCCTCGAACTGCCCCCGCCCCGGCCGCCCGCTCACGTGCCGTCCCGTCCTGCTCCTGCTCGCGCTCACGGCGGGCGTAATCGGCTGTGGCGAAGAGGAAGTCACGCAGCGGGAAATCCCCCCGCTCCCGGTCTTCGCGACGGTGCTCGAGGCGACGGACCTGCCGCGAACGGTGACTTCGGTGGGCAGCCTCGAGAGCCCGGAGATGACGACGGTCGCGAGTGAGATCGCGGGGACCGTCGTCGAGGTCTCCGCCCGCGAGGGCGAGCGCGTCGAGGTCGGCCACACCGCGCTGCGTCTCGACGACACCGAAGCCCGGGCGAACCTCAAGGTCCGGGATGCCCAGCTGAAGAACGCGCGGGACCGGTTGGCGCGCATCGAACGCCTGCATTCCGACGGCGTCGCTTCGCAGGCCCGCCTCGACGACGCGCAGGCGGCCTACGACGCGGCGGACGGCGCCCGCCGCGCGGCGCGGACCCGGCTCGCGCGACACGCGCTCCGCGCGCCCTACGCCGGCACCCTCGGCCTCTTCAGCGTCGACCTCGGCGACTACATCGACCGCGGCGACCCGATCGTCGAGATCTCCGACACGAGCGCCCTCGAGCTCCGCTTCGCCCTGCCCCAACGCTTCATCGCGCAGGTCGAGACCGAACAGACCGTCTACGGGATCGTCGGCCGCTGCGGCCCACGCTTCGAGGGTCGCGTCATCGCCGTGGACCCGCGCGTCGATCCCGAGACGCGGATGGTCGGGGTGCGTGCGGCCGTGCCCAACGCCGAAGGCCTGCTCCATCCCGGCATGGCCGTCCGACTGCGCGTCGTCACCGGGACCTTCGAGGACGCGATCCTGCTCCCGCAGGAAGCGATCATCCGTCAGGGCACGAAGCACATCGTGCAGGTCGTCGACGAAGAAGACCGCGCGCAGCCGCGCGAGATCCGGATCGGCGACTACTACCTGGACGGTGCCCACGTGACGGAGGGGCTGGCCCCGGGCGAGAAGGTCGTCGTCGCCGGCCAGCAGAAGCTGCGACAGCCCGGCATGAAGGTGATCCCGAGTCCCGACGACCGCGCGAGCGAACGGAATCCGGTCGCCGAGGTCGGCCGCTACGGGCCCGCCGGCTGCGAGTCGTCCTGA
- a CDS encoding methylamine utilization protein MauE: MPGLDPVLPLFARLALALLFVGAVRHKLADLLRFEGIVRDYRLAPATWSFGIARVLPALEIGLVVGLVVPWTAPHASVLAAIVLAGYAVAIGVNLARGRNEIECGCGGPGERLHPRLVARNALLIAVGLVGASVSTDRVLGALDGLTLAVGLASVALLWSAASHLVGVADAELEQGTS, encoded by the coding sequence ATGCCCGGACTCGATCCCGTCCTCCCGCTCTTCGCGCGTCTCGCGCTCGCTCTGCTCTTCGTCGGCGCCGTTCGGCACAAGCTCGCGGACCTGCTCCGCTTCGAAGGGATCGTGCGCGACTATCGCCTCGCCCCCGCGACCTGGTCGTTCGGAATCGCGCGCGTGCTCCCGGCGCTCGAGATCGGGCTCGTCGTCGGACTCGTCGTGCCGTGGACGGCGCCTCACGCGTCCGTCCTCGCGGCGATCGTGCTTGCCGGGTACGCCGTGGCGATCGGCGTGAACCTCGCGAGGGGGCGCAACGAGATCGAGTGCGGCTGCGGTGGCCCCGGGGAGCGCCTGCACCCTCGGCTCGTGGCGCGCAACGCACTGCTGATCGCGGTCGGCCTCGTCGGTGCTTCGGTATCCACGGATCGCGTTCTAGGCGCGCTCGACGGGCTGACGCTCGCCGTCGGTCTCGCGAGCGTGGCCCTGCTCTGGTCGGCGGCTTCGCACCTCGTCGGCGTCGCGGACGCCGAGCTCGAGCAGGGGACGTCATGA
- the mauD gene encoding methylamine dehydrogenase accessory protein MauD, producing the protein MTQALVVSVVALWIVVLVLAGVVFALARQVGVLHERIAPAGALALSDGPKVGEAAPTVAVEALDGTFGRIGEPDPDGRVRLLFFVSPRCPVCKSLLPTVKRIARERASKLVIASDGAEEDHVGLAREHELAPADYVLSAELSVRYGIAKLPYAVLLDGDGIVRGQGIVNTREHVESLFEAEQLRVGSIQDYLSQQPLAVETRRSDA; encoded by the coding sequence ATGACGCAGGCGCTCGTCGTCTCGGTCGTCGCCCTCTGGATCGTCGTGCTCGTGCTGGCGGGGGTCGTGTTCGCCCTGGCGCGGCAGGTCGGTGTTCTCCACGAGCGCATCGCGCCCGCCGGCGCGCTGGCCCTCTCGGATGGGCCGAAGGTCGGAGAGGCGGCGCCGACCGTCGCTGTGGAGGCCCTCGACGGCACGTTCGGGCGGATCGGTGAGCCCGATCCGGACGGGCGCGTACGGCTGCTCTTCTTCGTGTCCCCGCGCTGTCCCGTCTGCAAGAGCCTGCTGCCCACGGTGAAGCGGATCGCGCGGGAGCGCGCTTCGAAGCTCGTGATCGCGAGCGACGGCGCCGAGGAGGACCACGTCGGCCTCGCGCGGGAGCACGAGCTCGCGCCGGCGGACTACGTTCTCTCCGCGGAGCTCTCGGTCCGATACGGGATCGCGAAGCTGCCCTACGCTGTCCTCCTGGATGGCGACGGCATCGTTCGCGGTCAGGGAATCGTGAACACCCGCGAGCACGTCGAGAGCCTCTTCGAGGCGGAGCAGCTGCGGGTCGGATCGATCCAGGACTACCTCTCCCAGCAGCCCCTGGCCGTCGAGACTCGGAGGAGCGACGCATGA